From the genome of Geminocystis herdmanii PCC 6308, one region includes:
- a CDS encoding GGDEF domain-containing response regulator — MANTPAKVLIVEDESIVAQDLQAILEDFGYSVPMFVDSGEKAIEKAMELKPNLVLMDIRLIGEMDGITAGQKIVKILDIPIIYLTAHGDKNTVQKAKIAQPYGYIVKPFTEQELRIAIEIALHKYQIDQKLKENTKWLATILNSMSDGVIVTDSEGYITFLNSTAEKITGWSYKSAINQPITSILNIINEDTKKNLDSFLIDIIESGESTNLPDQTSLINKYGMEIPISDRISPLNENVEIEIYKNFMAESKGSVFIIRDDTERRIEYRQLKRQASYDFLTNVANRMWFIERLTDAIKRVESNPKYLYAVLFLDLDNFKTINDQLGHWTGDQLLIEVANRLLQLVRSNDTVARFGGDEFAILLENINNFEEVEKVTQRIQEDLKVCFTIRENTVCTNASIGVVFSSIDYDNVEGVMKDADTAMYEAKKKGKGRYEIFKKF, encoded by the coding sequence ATGGCAAACACTCCCGCAAAAGTCTTAATAGTTGAAGATGAAAGTATTGTCGCCCAAGATTTACAGGCGATACTAGAGGATTTTGGGTATTCTGTACCAATGTTTGTGGATTCAGGAGAAAAAGCCATAGAAAAGGCGATGGAACTTAAACCCAATTTAGTTTTAATGGATATAAGATTAATTGGGGAAATGGATGGTATCACCGCAGGACAAAAAATTGTGAAAATCCTCGATATTCCCATTATTTATTTAACTGCCCATGGAGATAAAAATACCGTTCAAAAAGCAAAAATTGCGCAACCTTATGGATATATAGTTAAACCATTTACAGAGCAAGAATTACGCATTGCCATAGAAATTGCCCTTCATAAATATCAAATAGATCAAAAATTAAAAGAAAATACCAAATGGTTAGCAACGATTCTTAATAGTATGAGCGATGGAGTTATTGTTACCGACAGCGAAGGTTATATTACTTTCCTCAATTCTACCGCCGAAAAAATAACAGGTTGGTCTTACAAATCCGCTATTAATCAACCAATTACTTCAATTTTGAATATTATTAATGAGGATACCAAAAAAAATCTTGATTCTTTTCTCATCGACATCATTGAATCAGGAGAATCGACTAATTTACCAGATCAAACTTCTCTGATTAACAAATATGGCATGGAAATTCCGATTAGCGATCGAATTTCACCCCTGAATGAAAATGTCGAGATTGAGATATATAAAAATTTTATGGCAGAATCAAAAGGAAGTGTTTTTATAATTCGAGATGATACAGAAAGAAGAATAGAGTATAGACAATTAAAACGCCAAGCCTCCTACGATTTTTTAACAAATGTAGCTAATCGAATGTGGTTCATAGAAAGACTCACGGATGCGATAAAAAGAGTTGAATCTAATCCCAAATATTTATATGCTGTGTTATTTTTAGATTTAGATAATTTTAAAACGATCAATGATCAATTAGGACATTGGACTGGAGATCAATTATTAATCGAAGTGGCAAATCGTCTATTACAATTAGTTCGATCGAATGATACGGTAGCTCGTTTTGGAGGGGATGAATTTGCAATTTTGCTAGAAAATATCAACAATTTTGAAGAAGTAGAAAAAGTTACTCAACGTATTCAAGAAGATTTAAAAGTTTGTTTCACTATCCGAGAAAATACTGTTTGTACCAATGCGAGTATCGGTGTTGTCTTTAGTTCGATCGACTATGACAATGTTGAAGGTGTAATGAAAGATGCCGACACTGCCATGTATGAAGCGAAAAAGAAAGGAAAAGGAAGATATGAGATATTTAAAAAGTTCTAA
- a CDS encoding type II toxin-antitoxin system RelE/ParE family toxin, producing the protein MMNLIITSSFQRAFKTTVKRQPHLKAKITDRLRLLSDDPYNAILRTHKLQGKLSGAWACSVEYDCRIIFSFRKNQETQTEEIILIDIGTYDEVY; encoded by the coding sequence ATGATGAATCTAATTATTACTTCATCCTTTCAACGAGCTTTTAAAACAACTGTAAAACGTCAACCTCATTTAAAAGCAAAAATTACGGACAGATTAAGATTACTTAGTGATGATCCTTATAACGCAATATTACGAACTCATAAACTGCAAGGAAAATTATCTGGTGCTTGGGCTTGTTCAGTTGAATACGATTGTCGTATAATTTTTAGTTTTAGAAAAAATCAGGAAACTCAAACAGAAGAAATTATATTAATTGATATTGGTACATATGATGAAGTTTATTAA
- a CDS encoding PAS domain S-box protein, with the protein MRNSNFRTKQFQITLTRYSLFLVILTGSIALSVILGWIFHVESLVRILPNLATMKFNTALCFILLSGSSLLSYQSFQSRVVRSIINIFIVMVLIIATLTLMEYIFNLNFGIDQLFVKDLFPNSGGINAVNAPLGRMGFNTAFCFLILAFVKLSLNLPRPLYFLAHILSCLVFFIALLAFLGLIYNTAYFNRVESYTEMALHTSLNLIIFTISILFRYPHGGIMRMITNDTFGGTIARNVLPMMILLSPLLCGLVLMGYQQELYTIAMGFNLLAIVYIAIFGSIIWQNSYFLDRIDIKRKKAENLLYRKQQQLIKQNEYLAQLNQQLEEEIKKRQKVEIILRESEAQYLAIIEDQTELICRFLPDGTMLFVNQAFCNYYEVGRDEIIGSQYHPIIYPEDLLKIEQMLDSLCLEKPVATIEHRVIVKGKIRWMQWINRAIFDKQGNFIEFQSVGRDIHDRKQAEASLKTKTEELNRFFSVAIDLLTIANTEGNFLRLNRQWEKTLGYSLEELKGCTFFDYIHPEDLEKTHDALSTLKNQNIVTNFVNRYRCHNGSYRWIEWNCFPVNDLIYAGARDITDRLNSEHILRQYERIVSATSDAMALVNKDYTYQIVNQKYLDLHGKFYSEVVNHHIKDILEPEVYVNVVPKVEACLSGETIQFEIWDDREQSNPQYLSVTYSPCLDADYSISGIVVSIRNITKLKQIEQKIEKSLQEKEVLLKEIHHRVKNNLQVINSLLNLQSRSIEDKNIRLKFKESQTRIQSMALIHEHLYQSNNLSKIDLSIYIKELVNVLFSSYQINTLSIKVEMNIEQNLFLDIDSAVPCGLIINELITNVLKYAFEDHQKGKLLIEINTDNDENLVITIKDNGKGLPPELDWEKTTTLGLRLVKNLTNQLRGNIVLNTQQGTKWTITLSH; encoded by the coding sequence ATGAGAAATTCTAATTTTCGTACTAAGCAATTTCAAATAACTTTAACCAGATATAGTCTTTTTTTAGTTATCCTAACAGGTTCGATCGCGCTATCGGTAATTTTGGGATGGATTTTTCATGTGGAATCCCTCGTGAGAATTTTACCGAATTTAGCCACTATGAAGTTTAATACGGCTTTATGTTTTATATTGCTCAGTGGTTCTAGTTTATTATCCTATCAATCTTTTCAAAGTAGGGTTGTTCGATCAATCATCAATATCTTTATAGTTATGGTACTAATAATAGCTACTTTAACTTTAATGGAGTACATCTTCAACTTAAATTTTGGCATTGATCAATTATTTGTTAAAGATTTATTTCCCAATAGTGGAGGTATAAACGCAGTAAATGCACCTTTAGGAAGGATGGGATTTAATACGGCTTTTTGTTTTCTGATATTAGCATTCGTTAAATTATCTCTTAATTTACCTCGTCCATTATATTTTCTCGCTCACATTCTTTCCTGTTTGGTTTTTTTTATTGCTTTACTAGCTTTTTTAGGCTTAATTTACAATACCGCTTATTTTAATCGTGTTGAGTCTTATACTGAGATGGCTTTGCATACCTCATTAAATTTGATCATCTTCACCATCAGTATTTTATTTCGTTATCCCCATGGAGGAATAATGAGAATGATTACTAATGATACTTTTGGGGGTACGATCGCCCGAAATGTTTTGCCAATGATGATCCTATTATCTCCTCTTTTATGTGGATTAGTACTTATGGGTTATCAACAAGAACTTTATACCATAGCCATGGGCTTTAATCTTTTAGCTATTGTTTATATTGCCATTTTTGGGAGTATAATTTGGCAAAATTCCTATTTTTTAGATCGCATTGATATTAAACGAAAAAAAGCAGAAAATTTACTGTATAGAAAACAGCAACAATTAATTAAGCAAAATGAGTATTTAGCGCAATTAAATCAACAACTTGAAGAAGAAATTAAGAAACGTCAAAAAGTCGAAATTATCCTGAGAGAAAGTGAGGCACAATATTTAGCTATTATTGAGGATCAAACGGAGTTAATTTGTCGTTTTTTGCCAGATGGTACAATGTTATTTGTAAATCAGGCTTTTTGTAACTATTATGAAGTAGGTAGAGATGAGATAATCGGCTCTCAGTATCATCCTATTATTTATCCAGAAGATTTACTAAAAATTGAGCAAATGCTTGATTCTCTTTGTTTAGAGAAGCCTGTGGCTACTATTGAACATCGTGTTATTGTAAAGGGAAAAATTCGTTGGATGCAATGGATTAATCGAGCAATTTTTGATAAGCAAGGAAATTTTATCGAATTTCAATCTGTGGGAAGAGATATTCACGATCGAAAACAAGCAGAAGCATCTTTAAAGACGAAAACTGAAGAATTAAATCGCTTCTTTTCCGTTGCCATTGATTTATTGACGATCGCCAATACAGAGGGAAATTTTCTGCGCTTAAATCGTCAATGGGAAAAAACTCTGGGTTATAGTCTTGAAGAATTAAAAGGTTGTACATTTTTTGACTATATCCATCCAGAAGATTTAGAAAAAACTCATGATGCTTTATCAACTTTAAAAAATCAAAATATCGTTACTAATTTTGTAAATCGTTATCGTTGTCATAACGGCTCTTATCGTTGGATTGAATGGAATTGTTTTCCTGTAAATGATTTGATTTATGCGGGAGCAAGGGATATTACCGATCGTCTCAACTCAGAACATATTTTAAGACAATATGAACGTATTGTTTCTGCCACCAGTGATGCTATGGCTTTAGTTAATAAAGATTATACCTATCAAATTGTGAATCAAAAATATTTAGATTTACATGGAAAATTCTACTCTGAAGTTGTGAATCACCACATTAAGGATATTTTAGAACCCGAAGTATATGTTAATGTTGTTCCTAAAGTGGAGGCTTGTTTATCCGGCGAAACAATTCAGTTTGAAATATGGGACGATCGAGAGCAAAGTAACCCACAATATCTCAGTGTTACTTATTCTCCTTGCTTGGACGCAGATTATAGCATTTCAGGAATAGTTGTCAGTATTCGTAATATTACTAAGTTAAAGCAAATTGAGCAAAAAATAGAAAAATCTTTACAAGAAAAAGAAGTTTTACTCAAAGAAATACATCATCGAGTTAAAAATAATTTACAAGTCATCAACAGTTTATTAAATTTGCAATCTCGATCGATCGAAGATAAAAACATTCGTCTGAAATTTAAAGAAAGCCAAACTCGCATACAGTCGATGGCATTAATTCATGAACATCTTTACCAATCTAATAATCTTTCTAAAATTGACTTATCAATATATATCAAAGAATTGGTGAATGTTTTATTTAGTTCTTATCAAATAAATACGTTATCTATTAAGGTAGAAATGAACATAGAGCAAAACTTGTTTTTAGATATTGATTCTGCCGTACCCTGTGGTTTAATTATCAATGAATTAATTACTAATGTGCTTAAATATGCTTTTGAGGATCATCAAAAAGGAAAATTATTGATAGAAATTAACACCGATAATGATGAAAATTTAGTGATTACGATCAAGGATAATGGAAAAGGTTTACCCCCTGAGTTAGACTGGGAAAAAACTACTACTTTAGGATTAAGATTAGTCAAAAACCTTACCAATCAACTTCGAGGAAATATTGTCTTAAATACGCAACAAGGAACAAAATGGACAATTACTCTAAGCCATTAA
- a CDS encoding vWA domain-containing protein, with translation MPIGLPEFADNPENRCPVILLLDTSGSMYGEPINALNAGISNFKEDVIKDTQASLSVELAIITFGEKVQLAQDFITIDEFNPPKLEASGVTPMGEAMEKALILLETRKRVYKENGIGYYRPWIFLITDGAPTDNWQIPAEMVREAEAQKRCLFFTVAVEGADMDKLKQIAPIDRPPVVLNGLDFGGLFQWLSTSMKRVSGGKIGEAVALPAVGWGQIST, from the coding sequence ATGCCCATAGGATTACCCGAATTTGCCGATAACCCCGAAAATCGTTGTCCCGTTATTCTATTATTAGATACATCAGGATCAATGTATGGTGAACCTATTAACGCCTTAAATGCTGGTATTAGTAACTTTAAAGAAGATGTGATTAAAGACACTCAAGCAAGTTTAAGCGTAGAATTAGCAATTATTACTTTTGGTGAAAAAGTCCAATTAGCTCAAGATTTTATCACGATCGATGAATTTAATCCGCCAAAATTAGAAGCTAGTGGCGTAACTCCTATGGGGGAAGCCATGGAAAAAGCCCTAATATTATTAGAAACCAGAAAAAGAGTTTACAAAGAGAATGGCATTGGTTACTATCGCCCTTGGATATTCTTAATTACCGATGGTGCGCCTACAGATAATTGGCAAATTCCTGCGGAAATGGTAAGGGAAGCGGAAGCGCAAAAACGTTGTCTTTTCTTTACTGTAGCAGTGGAAGGTGCAGACATGGATAAACTTAAACAAATTGCGCCGATCGATCGACCTCCTGTAGTATTAAATGGTTTAGATTTTGGCGGTTTATTTCAGTGGTTAAGCACTTCCATGAAAAGAGTTTCTGGAGGAAAAATTGGGGAAGCGGTGGCATTACCTGCCGTTGGTTGGGGACAAATTTCTACTTAG
- a CDS encoding PP2C family serine/threonine-protein phosphatase: MKKWKTVVKCAVGVSHQQQNLPCQDYGDYLLFGDKFVIGAVADGAGSAEYSHIGSKIAVNTAISFLKGYFDRLLEDMKLYPKKPRRNIPSMNQAHDVYNDLLKEVLKAINEEAQSLNCRYQDLACTLLVFFANYNCISAMQIGDGFMAVRPVDEDLQLLFTPDKGEYINETTFVTSSTAFEEMQVKVLKKPCRFICASTDGLEKVAINFKDWQPFPPFFNPLEEYMKETVETHKDDQYIIDFLNSERLNARTNDDKTLLLALLTESN, translated from the coding sequence ATGAAAAAATGGAAAACTGTTGTTAAATGTGCTGTTGGGGTTAGTCATCAACAACAAAATTTACCCTGTCAAGACTACGGAGATTATCTTTTGTTTGGTGACAAATTTGTCATCGGGGCGGTGGCGGATGGTGCAGGAAGTGCTGAATATTCCCATATTGGTTCAAAAATCGCTGTCAATACAGCTATCAGCTTTCTGAAAGGTTATTTCGATCGACTCCTTGAGGATATGAAACTATATCCCAAAAAACCTCGTCGAAATATTCCCAGTATGAATCAAGCCCACGATGTTTATAATGATTTATTAAAAGAAGTATTAAAGGCGATTAACGAAGAAGCGCAAAGCCTTAACTGTCGTTATCAAGATTTAGCTTGTACTTTGCTCGTCTTTTTTGCCAACTATAACTGTATCAGTGCCATGCAAATTGGAGATGGTTTTATGGCGGTGCGTCCTGTGGATGAAGATTTACAACTGTTGTTCACTCCCGATAAAGGAGAATATATTAACGAAACAACCTTTGTTACTTCTAGTACTGCTTTTGAGGAAATGCAGGTTAAAGTGTTAAAAAAGCCGTGCCGTTTTATTTGTGCTTCCACCGATGGTTTAGAAAAAGTGGCGATTAATTTTAAGGATTGGCAACCCTTCCCTCCTTTCTTTAATCCCTTAGAGGAGTATATGAAGGAAACTGTCGAAACCCATAAGGATGATCAGTATATCATTGATTTTCTCAACTCAGAAAGACTCAATGCGCGTACTAATGACGATAAAACCTTACTTTTAGCCCTACTCACCGAATCAAATTAA
- a CDS encoding helix-hairpin-helix domain-containing protein yields the protein MNTVVCAKTNQDIILLDKIANSGEGEVWTTNWSGMLAKIYHHPTPERFAKLEVMITHQPDDPNKQLNHNSFAFPQSLIKDNKGNLIGFLMPQIQGGVELIDIYNPRRRRIKKLEVDWHFLHYVALNIASIMTTIHREGYIIGDVKPQNILVNSQALPSFIDTDSFQVRHPYSSQIYPCLVGTEGYTPPELIGKDFHNIEQYIYHDNFRLAVLIYQLLFSYHPFSLGHWQGAEDKPEQNELIKRGYWIESEHNLLTHNQNTIPLNILHPALQKLFKKCFNDGYSQPHLRPSAEDWFYGLSQGVNHLKVCDQIDSHVHSSLENNCYWCDRSNKLNADIFKLPTGIKSTSKIRIKSSSSTNYNNDQTNLFPKNKNKSTQIFDAIFDANNIEEILKQNGKEITIIGQVINNITNGVLPHKQNSQYLVLQIKTIEFFDNNQEYQSYNIQEYQPLYIIVNFQKFPLFLNTINNISIDLYLKVYGKIQVNKGIRWFPRKNIPIFSIIPPFLRRSRGDRTDTIIVRNHLNTPQIFLENLNQIMVLSESEAKSLLSFSDQNNNANVNSQP from the coding sequence ATGAATACTGTAGTTTGTGCCAAAACTAATCAAGATATTATCTTACTTGATAAAATTGCCAATAGTGGTGAGGGGGAAGTTTGGACAACTAATTGGAGTGGGATGTTGGCAAAAATTTATCATCATCCTACCCCAGAAAGATTCGCTAAACTAGAAGTAATGATCACCCATCAGCCCGATGATCCTAATAAACAATTAAATCATAATTCTTTTGCTTTTCCTCAATCTTTAATCAAAGATAATAAGGGTAATTTAATCGGTTTTTTGATGCCTCAAATACAAGGAGGAGTAGAATTAATTGATATTTATAATCCTAGGCGAAGAAGAATAAAAAAATTAGAAGTTGACTGGCATTTTTTGCATTATGTTGCCTTAAATATCGCTTCTATTATGACGACAATTCATCGAGAAGGTTATATAATTGGGGATGTTAAACCACAAAATATTTTAGTAAATAGTCAGGCTTTACCATCTTTTATTGATACGGATTCTTTTCAAGTAAGACATCCATATAGTTCTCAAATATATCCTTGTTTAGTAGGTACAGAAGGTTATACTCCTCCAGAGTTAATTGGTAAAGATTTTCATAATATTGAACAATATATTTATCATGATAATTTTCGTTTAGCAGTCTTAATTTATCAATTATTATTTAGTTATCATCCCTTTAGTTTAGGTCATTGGCAAGGTGCAGAAGACAAACCAGAACAAAATGAGTTAATTAAAAGAGGTTATTGGATAGAAAGTGAGCATAATCTTTTAACCCATAATCAAAATACTATTCCCTTAAATATTCTTCATCCTGCCCTACAAAAATTATTTAAAAAATGTTTTAATGATGGTTATTCTCAACCTCATTTACGCCCTTCTGCGGAAGATTGGTTTTATGGTTTAAGTCAAGGAGTAAATCATTTAAAAGTTTGTGATCAAATTGATAGTCATGTTCACTCTAGTTTAGAAAATAATTGTTATTGGTGCGATCGAAGTAATAAGCTAAATGCAGATATATTTAAACTACCAACGGGCATTAAATCAACTTCTAAAATAAGAATAAAATCTTCATCCTCTACAAATTATAATAATGATCAAACTAATTTATTTCCTAAAAACAAAAATAAATCTACTCAAATATTTGATGCAATATTTGATGCAAATAATATAGAAGAAATATTAAAACAAAATGGAAAAGAAATAACTATTATTGGTCAGGTTATTAATAATATCACAAATGGAGTTTTACCACACAAGCAAAATTCACAGTATCTGGTTCTTCAAATAAAAACAATAGAGTTTTTCGATAACAACCAAGAATATCAATCATATAATATTCAAGAATATCAGCCATTGTATATTATTGTCAATTTTCAAAAATTTCCTTTATTCCTAAATACTATTAATAATATATCTATCGATTTATATCTTAAAGTTTATGGAAAGATACAAGTCAATAAAGGAATTAGGTGGTTTCCAAGAAAAAATATACCAATTTTCTCAATAATTCCCCCTTTTTTAAGGAGGAGTAGAGGAGATCGTACTGATACAATTATTGTCAGAAATCACCTTAATACACCACAAATTTTTTTAGAGAATCTTAATCAAATAATGGTTCTTAGTGAGTCTGAAGCTAAATCTTTATTATCTTTTTCGGATCAAAATAATAACGCTAATGTAAATTCTCAGCCATAA
- a CDS encoding type II toxin-antitoxin system RelE family toxin, producing the protein MCYALELKQKAIEQLNKINPTIQQRIIKKIQWLEDNFENIIPLPLTANLSGFYKIRIGDYRVIYTFQVSNKIITIHEIGHRKDIYEGG; encoded by the coding sequence ATGTGTTATGCCCTAGAATTAAAGCAAAAAGCGATCGAGCAACTCAACAAAATAAACCCAACAATTCAACAAAGAATCATAAAAAAAATACAATGGCTAGAAGATAATTTTGAAAATATAATACCATTACCATTAACTGCAAATTTATCGGGTTTTTATAAAATCAGAATTGGTGATTATAGAGTTATTTATACTTTTCAGGTAAGTAATAAAATTATCACAATACATGAAATTGGTCATAGAAAAGATATTTATGAAGGAGGTTAG
- a CDS encoding type II toxin-antitoxin system RelE family toxin has protein sequence MYKDQYHPRIKKDLKKIDPQIREEIKNKYIPNILLSPDIGHSLEGDLSGILSYHITIVKQQYRVAYIIDEDVKTVFILMIGKRGDFYTLLKRRIK, from the coding sequence ATGTATAAAGATCAATATCATCCAAGAATAAAAAAAGACTTAAAAAAAATCGATCCACAAATTCGTGAAGAGATCAAGAATAAATATATACCCAATATTTTATTATCCCCTGATATTGGTCATAGTCTCGAAGGCGATTTAAGTGGGATTCTTTCTTATCATATTACGATCGTTAAGCAACAATATCGGGTTGCTTATATTATCGATGAAGATGTTAAAACAGTTTTTATTCTCATGATTGGTAAAAGAGGAGATTTTTATACTCTTTTGAAAAGAAGAATTAAATAA
- a CDS encoding type II toxin-antitoxin system RelN family antitoxin, with protein sequence MKAFEVMATLNNGKELLLDDHLDLVTPSRVKLIVLVSDENESDPHDTPVEEIKASLRRALQERKEGKTIPISELWEGIDD encoded by the coding sequence ATGAAAGCATTTGAAGTAATGGCAACCCTCAATAATGGCAAAGAACTTTTATTAGATGATCATTTAGATTTAGTGACACCTAGTCGAGTTAAACTTATTGTGTTAGTATCCGATGAAAATGAATCTGATCCTCATGATACCCCAGTAGAAGAAATTAAAGCTAGTTTAAGACGAGCTTTGCAAGAAAGAAAAGAAGGAAAAACTATACCAATTTCTGAACTATGGGAAGGAATTGATGACTAA
- a CDS encoding type II toxin-antitoxin system HicB family antitoxin: MRQVFLYRDEDGYWIAECPSLKGCVSQGETKEIALINIKEAINGYIKALEEDNIPIPLENFEALLVAI, encoded by the coding sequence ATGAGACAAGTTTTTTTATATCGAGATGAAGATGGTTATTGGATTGCAGAATGTCCTAGTTTAAAAGGTTGTGTTTCTCAAGGGGAAACGAAAGAAATAGCTTTAATCAACATCAAAGAAGCTATTAATGGTTATATCAAAGCCTTAGAAGAAGATAACATCCCTATTCCCCTCGAAAACTTTGAGGCATTATTAGTAGCAATATGA
- a CDS encoding type II toxin-antitoxin system HicA family toxin, whose amino-acid sequence MTKILNISGKMCVKALAKIGYYQKRQEGSHMILRKDDPFSQIVVPNHKNIAKGTLRTIIKSANLTIDEFINLL is encoded by the coding sequence ATGACAAAAATTCTCAATATTTCAGGCAAAATGTGCGTTAAAGCATTAGCAAAAATTGGTTATTATCAAAAACGTCAAGAAGGAAGTCACATGATTTTAAGAAAAGATGATCCTTTTTCACAAATTGTTGTACCCAATCATAAAAATATCGCAAAAGGCACATTAAGAACAATCATAAAAAGTGCTAATTTAACTATAGATGAATTTATTAATTTACTATAA
- a CDS encoding nucleotidyltransferase family protein, whose protein sequence is MVKSRDIQIVKEFRSRLEAIMPILDLRIFGSRVKDTATEDSDLDVFIKVPQLDRSHREKIYYLAWEVGFEHNLVISTFVVTENQIKSGAVGANPLLSKVLSEGVIV, encoded by the coding sequence ATGGTGAAAAGTAGAGATATTCAAATTGTCAAAGAGTTTCGCTCTCGATTGGAGGCAATTATGCCGATTCTGGATTTACGCATTTTTGGTTCACGGGTTAAAGACACTGCTACAGAAGATTCTGATTTAGATGTCTTTATCAAAGTACCACAGTTAGATCGATCGCACCGAGAAAAAATTTATTATTTAGCATGGGAAGTCGGATTTGAGCATAATCTGGTAATTTCTACATTTGTAGTCACAGAAAATCAAATTAAATCAGGGGCTGTAGGTGCTAACCCCTTACTATCTAAGGTATTAAGTGAAGGGGTTATAGTATGA